ACACCATCCCGCGGTCCTCGGGCAGCGAGTCGGTGTCGCTCAGGCCCGTATAACGGAGGTCACCCGTGTCGGCGATGGCCGCCGTCACCGATCCGAGTTCGGAGCCGTCCTCGGAAACGACGCCGATCTCGGTCGTCTCGTAGCTTTCGTGGACCGGCTCGGGGGTCGGCGTCGCCTCGGGCGCGGGCGTTCCATCGTCCGGCGCGGGCGTCCCATCGTCCGGCGCGGGCGTCCCATCGTCCGGCGCGGGCGTTCCATCGTCCGGCGCGGGCGTTCCGTCCCCGGGCACCGCGTCGGCGTCGTTCGCGGCGTCGAGACAGCCCGAGAGGCCGGCCAGCGCCGCCGTCGTCGCGAGCCAGGTCCGGCGATCCATACCGTCCGATTGGGGCGACCAGTACATAAAAGCCGGTAGCCGGGACGCCCGAATTGCAATTGACCAGCGCGGTCGAACGTCGGCGTATGCCCCCGGCCGAGGACGTCTCCGCACGACTCGCCGAACTCGAGCCGCGTCGAGCGGGAGTACTCGATCGGCGAGTTGGGCATCTTCGGTTCGTGTGCACGCGGCGAACAGCGCCCGGACAACGAACTCGCAATATAAAACCCGTCGTCAGGGACATACAGGTTCGAAAAGAACGCTGGCGATTTTACTGACCGGATGGATCCGACAATTTAAGTCACAAACCGGTGTATCGTGCGTCGTGTGTGGGGAGCTGGCGTTCGACACGGCTCAGAGCCGGAAACAAAGAGCAAGCCGGCCACGCCGACGACCGCAAGGCAATCGGGTACCCCGAAGCCCTTTCGAGGGGAGGAGGAGCGGCTTCGTGGCAACGCCACTGGCTCACTGTTCGGCGAACCGTCGCCTCCCGACCTTCGGGGGGGACCCGCCTGCCGACACCGGGTGGGAGGCCGGCACCCGTGGGCGCGGGAGGACGTCACTCGAAACTCACTCAAACAGACAGTAACGTCGGGGAGATCAATCATGGAACTTCAGACCGTCGAACAGTACAAGACACTTATCGATCACTCGACGGACGTCGTCGCTTTGCTCGACGAGACCGGGATCATCCAGTTCGCCAATCCGGCTGTCGAAGCGATGCTCGGATACGACCCCGATGAGCTCGTCGGACAACAGGCGTTTGATCTGCTTCACCCCGACGACAGAGCGCAAGCCGCCGATGCGTTCGATCGGATCGCCGGAACGCCCGGTCGATCGACCGAAAGACACGAACATCGGCTTCGACACGCCGACGGGTCGTGGGTCTGGGCGGAGTCCGTCACGACAAACAGGACCGACTCCGACATCGGGGGGTTCGTCATCAACACGCGCGAGATCACCGAGCGCAAGCACTACGAAGAACAGCTACAAAAGACGACCGAGCAACTAGAAGCGTTGAATCGCGTGGTTCGCCACGACATCCGAAACGACATGTCGGTCATCGTCGGCTGGGGTGAAACGCTCCAGGGCAACGTTGACGGGGAGTTACAGGACGCTCTCGACCACGTTCTACAGAAGTCCCACCACGTTATCGAACTCACGGAGATCGCCCGGGACTTCGTCAGATCGCTGGTGGGAGACGACGAGACCGAGGTGACACCTGTCGACCTCGAGGAGTGTGTACGCGCGGAGCTCGCGACGATCCGTGAATCCTATCCGGACGCGCGGGTCCGCGTCTCGGGTGCCATACCCGACGTATCCGTCCACGCAAACGAGATGCTTTCGTCGGTCTTCAGGAATTTCTTCGAGAATGCGGTACAGCACAACGACGAGGCGACACCCGAGATCACGGTCGGATTCGTCGATACGGGTGAAACCGTTCGCGTCCGGGTCGCCGATAACGGGCCCGGGATTCCGGATACACGAAAAGAGAAAATATTCGGGAAAGGACAGAAGGGTCTCGATAGTTCCGGAACCGGCATCGGCCTGTATCTCGTCGACACGCTGGTAGACCAATTCGGGGGCGACGTCTGGGTCGAAGACAACGACCCCAAGGGGGCCGTCTTTGCTGTTGAACTTCGGAGAGCGAAGTGACATCCTCCGCGCCGTAAACGGAGAGGGATCGAAGATCCCTCAAGCAGCCGGGCGAAGCCCGGCGACGGCAAGGCTTCCGACGCATGGGGAATACCAGTCAGTCGTCGTCTCCAGAACCTTCGGTTCTGGCGGGCTGCACGAGAGCTTCATACTGATGGACGGACTCACATGGCACCGACGCACGAGTGAGCCGCCGGCCGCGCCGTCGAACGGCGTGCTTTGCGTCGTGTGTCCGTTCGTTTGGCCGTCAGTATCAGTCCCGTGAACGCTGGTAGAGGGTTTCGACTCTTCGAACGCGGTGAGCGTCGTCTCCGACTGTCGCAGCGCTGTTCGGCGCGCTGGCGCTCGACGTCGGCGACGACCTGATCGAACCGGCACCGACGGGCTACTTCGAGGCGGAGTACGCCGCCAGCGGCGAGGGGAACGCCGACCACCGGCCCTGCGTCGAAGTGACGAACACGTTGGGAGAGACGGCCGACGCGGACGACATCCGTATGAGAGACGAGAGGCGGGGAACACGATCGCCTGGAGCGACGCGTGGACAGGCGGCGAGACGGTGAAGGCCGGGGAGTACGTCCACCTCGGCGAGTTCGACAGCGACGGCACGCTCGATCCGATCTGCGAGGCGGGAGACACGTACACGATCCTCTACACCGACGGGAACGGCCACACGCTGTTGGTAATCCGCTCCCGGCCCGGCGACTGCATCCGGAGGCGCCGTCCCGCGGCCGGCAATATAAATCCCGAGCCCCCAAAGCGTCGATCGATGGTATCCGTTCCCCGCGCCCCCTCCGGGCGGACCCGACGCCTCGCCGTCCTCGCCGTCCTCGCCGTCCTCTGGTCGCTTGCGGTGCTCGCAGCCACGTCCGGCGCGCTCGCGGTTGCTGAGCCAACGGGCGGGGGACAGGGCGTGGGCGCGGACGCGAATGCA
The genomic region above belongs to Natronomonas moolapensis 8.8.11 and contains:
- a CDS encoding DUF192 domain-containing protein produces the protein MDRRTWLATTAALAGLSGCLDAANDADAVPGDGTPAPDDGTPAPDDGTPAPDDGTPAPDDGTPAPEATPTPEPVHESYETTEIGVVSEDGSELGSVTAAIADTGDLRYTGLSDTDSLPEDRGMVFVYGSVADRTFVMRRMDFGIDIVYADSAGTITKIHHAPAPGPDEVGNDQAYPGRGQYVLEVNYEWTTRHGVEAGDRLEFDLG
- a CDS encoding two-component system sensor histidine kinase NtrB; protein product: MELQTVEQYKTLIDHSTDVVALLDETGIIQFANPAVEAMLGYDPDELVGQQAFDLLHPDDRAQAADAFDRIAGTPGRSTERHEHRLRHADGSWVWAESVTTNRTDSDIGGFVINTREITERKHYEEQLQKTTEQLEALNRVVRHDIRNDMSVIVGWGETLQGNVDGELQDALDHVLQKSHHVIELTEIARDFVRSLVGDDETEVTPVDLEECVRAELATIRESYPDARVRVSGAIPDVSVHANEMLSSVFRNFFENAVQHNDEATPEITVGFVDTGETVRVRVADNGPGIPDTRKEKIFGKGQKGLDSSGTGIGLYLVDTLVDQFGGDVWVEDNDPKGAVFAVELRRAK